The following coding sequences are from one Campylobacter sp. RM16187 window:
- the thyX gene encoding FAD-dependent thymidylate synthase — protein sequence MQVTLLNFTPLNICSHAIRTCWQSFDKGDNGGEKDIELIDRVGNKFKHASTLEHLYYNFYIQGISRALLQELARHRIASLSVKSTRYTLKELRNEAKFELGDFENASRYIVLTGNELIDNASIRALDNLREILATTTTSLDIVKYCLPECYKTELTWSINARSLQNFLSLRSSKSALWEIRDLAHKIYGALPDEHKFIYENHIVNNEKSE from the coding sequence ATGCAAGTAACACTTCTAAATTTCACTCCGCTTAATATCTGCTCGCACGCGATTCGTACCTGCTGGCAAAGCTTTGATAAGGGCGATAACGGCGGCGAAAAAGATATCGAACTCATCGACCGAGTGGGGAATAAATTTAAGCATGCAAGCACGCTTGAGCATCTTTATTATAACTTTTACATCCAAGGAATTTCGCGCGCACTGCTTCAAGAGCTAGCTCGTCACCGCATAGCAAGCTTAAGCGTGAAATCAACTCGCTACACGCTAAAAGAGCTTAGAAACGAGGCGAAATTTGAGCTTGGCGACTTTGAAAACGCAAGCAGATACATCGTGTTAACAGGAAATGAACTAATCGATAACGCAAGCATAAGGGCACTTGATAATCTGCGCGAAATTTTAGCCACTACTACAACTAGCCTTGATATCGTCAAATACTGCCTACCGGAGTGCTATAAAACGGAATTAACATGGAGTATAAATGCTAGAAGTTTGCAAAATTTCTTATCTTTAAGAAGCTCCAAATCCGCCCTTTGGGAAATACGTGATCTAGCTCATAAAATTTATGGCGCATTGCCTGATGAACATAAATTTATTTATGAAAATCATATCGTAAATAATGAAAAGTCGGAGTAA